The Methylobacterium sp. PvR107 genome contains a region encoding:
- a CDS encoding carboxymuconolactone decarboxylase family protein has translation MTPRIENPYAHAPAAIKAMMAVETSIRSGDLEHGLLELVKLRASQINGCAFCIGMHAAAARKQGESEMRIYLLDAWREAHLYSARERAALAWTEALTRVSETGAPDAVYAQVKEHFTEAEQVQLTLQIGAINLWNRLQVGLRGHHDADPSRDAP, from the coding sequence ATGACCCCACGAATCGAGAACCCCTACGCCCACGCGCCGGCCGCCATCAAGGCGATGATGGCGGTGGAGACCAGCATCAGATCCGGCGATCTGGAGCACGGCCTGCTCGAACTGGTGAAGCTGCGCGCGTCGCAGATCAACGGCTGCGCCTTCTGCATCGGCATGCACGCGGCGGCTGCCCGCAAGCAGGGCGAGAGCGAGATGCGCATCTACCTCCTGGACGCCTGGCGCGAGGCGCACCTCTACAGCGCCCGCGAGCGCGCGGCGCTCGCCTGGACCGAGGCGTTGACCCGGGTGTCGGAGACCGGCGCCCCCGATGCGGTGTACGCTCAGGTGAAGGAGCACTTCACGGAGGCCGAGCAGGTGCAACTCACGCTTCAGATCGGCGCCATCAACCTGTGGAACCGCCTTCAGGTCGGACTGCGCGGGCACCATGATGCGGATCCTTCGCGCGATGCCCCCTGA
- a CDS encoding ABC transporter substrate-binding protein, with protein MRRREILKGPAAALLGCVMAGAQRASAQPRTLPVIGYLGSETPERVASRLAAFRTGLADTGLVEGRDVAIAYRWADGRYEQLPALAKELVGHGIAVLVAPGGAPVVLAARAATETIPIVFEMGGDPVVLGLVDDLARPRGNLTGVSSLSVEVSNKRLEFMKELFPTADILAVAINPTSPTVGSQLVGLRTAADSLGVRLHLLEASREDVFEALFTEPRRLGIPGLVFTSDPFFAYRSEYLAMLAIRYGLPAITQSRDFPIAGGLMSYGGDFAQSHRQAGVYVGRVLKGEPPGDLPVQLVTRVELFANMKAASRLGMTVPPSILSSADGVIE; from the coding sequence ATGAGACGACGCGAAATCCTGAAGGGGCCCGCCGCCGCCCTGCTCGGCTGCGTGATGGCCGGAGCGCAGCGGGCGTCGGCGCAGCCGCGGACACTGCCGGTGATCGGGTATCTGGGCTCCGAGACGCCGGAGCGCGTCGCCAGCCGGCTCGCGGCCTTTCGTACTGGCTTGGCCGATACCGGACTCGTCGAGGGTCGAGACGTCGCCATCGCGTACCGCTGGGCGGACGGACGCTACGAACAGCTTCCCGCACTCGCGAAGGAACTGGTCGGCCATGGGATCGCGGTTCTGGTCGCCCCCGGAGGTGCGCCCGTGGTGCTCGCGGCGCGGGCGGCGACCGAGACAATCCCGATCGTATTTGAAATGGGCGGTGATCCGGTCGTTCTCGGCCTGGTGGACGATCTCGCGCGCCCGCGCGGCAATCTCACGGGCGTGTCGAGCCTGAGCGTCGAGGTCTCGAACAAGCGCCTTGAGTTCATGAAGGAGCTCTTTCCGACAGCGGACATCCTCGCAGTCGCAATCAACCCGACCAGTCCCACGGTCGGTTCGCAACTGGTCGGTCTTCGCACCGCAGCCGACAGCCTCGGCGTGCGGCTTCACCTGCTTGAGGCTAGTCGCGAGGACGTGTTCGAGGCCCTGTTCACGGAGCCGCGCCGGCTGGGGATACCAGGTCTCGTCTTCACCTCCGACCCCTTCTTTGCCTACCGCAGCGAGTATCTGGCGATGCTTGCCATCCGCTACGGCCTGCCCGCGATCACCCAATCCCGCGACTTCCCCATCGCCGGCGGCCTGATGAGCTACGGTGGCGACTTCGCGCAGTCGCATCGCCAAGCCGGCGTGTATGTCGGACGCGTGCTCAAGGGCGAGCCGCCTGGCGACCTGCCGGTGCAACTCGTGACGAGGGTGGAGCTGTTCGCCAATATGAAGGCGGCCTCGCGTCTCGGCATGACGGTGCCGCCCTCGATCCTGAGCAGCGCCGACGGAGTCATCGAATAG
- a CDS encoding ABC transporter substrate-binding protein, whose amino-acid sequence MVLAGRTAAAVLLFTLAAAPVRAADPIKIGLSGPYTGGSSSMGVSMRDGAKLAAAEINKAGGVLGRPIQLIERDDEAKNEVGAQVAQELINKEKVVASVGFINTGVALAAQRFYQEAEIPVFNNVATGTIITNQFKEPDYDANYVFRNSAYDVLQAGLMVDEALAQGHKKIAVLADSTNYGQLGREDIEKYLATKNVKPVAVEKFNIKDVDMTAQLLKAQQAGAEVILAYGIGPELAQIANGMSKLGWKVPMITSWPSSMQSFIDIAGPNGNGVIMPQTFIEDQTLPKRKAFLENYYKTYGVTKIPTPVAGAQGYDSIYLIAAAIKQAGGTDGAKIRTALENLNEKVEGVVTTYDKPFSAKDHNAISRNMVVFGKVQDGKIVYAKDEDAKTAGVVRVKEKTSN is encoded by the coding sequence ATGGTTCTCGCAGGTCGCACGGCTGCAGCCGTGCTCTTGTTCACGCTCGCAGCGGCGCCAGTGCGCGCTGCAGACCCAATCAAGATCGGGCTGAGCGGCCCTTATACAGGGGGCTCGTCTTCGATGGGCGTCTCGATGCGTGACGGCGCCAAGCTCGCGGCCGCCGAGATCAACAAGGCCGGCGGCGTGCTCGGCCGCCCGATCCAGCTGATCGAGCGCGACGACGAGGCGAAGAACGAGGTCGGCGCGCAGGTCGCGCAGGAACTCATCAACAAGGAAAAGGTCGTCGCCTCCGTCGGCTTCATCAACACCGGCGTCGCGCTCGCGGCCCAGCGCTTCTATCAAGAGGCCGAGATACCGGTGTTCAACAACGTCGCCACCGGGACGATCATCACCAACCAATTCAAGGAGCCGGACTACGACGCGAACTACGTCTTCCGGAACTCCGCCTACGACGTGCTCCAGGCCGGCCTGATGGTCGACGAGGCGCTGGCGCAGGGTCACAAGAAGATCGCGGTCCTCGCCGACTCGACCAATTACGGCCAGCTCGGCCGCGAGGACATCGAGAAGTACCTCGCGACCAAGAACGTGAAGCCCGTCGCGGTCGAGAAGTTCAACATCAAGGACGTCGACATGACGGCCCAGCTGCTGAAGGCGCAGCAGGCCGGTGCCGAGGTGATCCTGGCCTACGGCATCGGGCCGGAGCTGGCCCAGATCGCCAACGGCATGTCCAAGCTCGGCTGGAAGGTCCCGATGATCACGAGCTGGCCGTCCTCGATGCAGAGCTTCATCGACATCGCCGGCCCGAACGGCAACGGCGTGATCATGCCCCAGACCTTCATCGAGGATCAGACCCTGCCGAAGCGCAAGGCGTTCCTCGAGAACTACTACAAGACCTACGGCGTCACGAAGATCCCGACGCCGGTCGCGGGCGCCCAGGGCTACGACTCGATCTATCTGATCGCCGCAGCGATCAAGCAGGCCGGCGGCACCGACGGCGCGAAGATCCGCACCGCGCTCGAGAACCTGAACGAGAAGGTCGAGGGCGTCGTCACCACCTACGACAAGCCCTTCAGTGCCAAGGACCACAACGCGATCTCGCGCAACATGGTCGTGTTCGGGAAGGTGCAGGACGGCAAGATCGTCTACGCCAAGGACGAGGACGCCAAGACCGCCGGCGTCGTTCGCGTCAAGGAGAAGACCTCGAACTGA
- the mddA gene encoding methanethiol S-methyltransferase, with amino-acid sequence MSHAARILYAFVSYAIFIVSFLYAIGFLGGGPVPKTVDDGPIVEPWLAVMVDVALLTVFALQHSVMARPRFKAWWTRLIPKPIERSTYVLLASLALLLLFWQWRPLPSIVWSVSEPVAASLITGLYWIGWLVVVASTFMISHFDLFGLKQAIQGWQARARGDAAFTTPFLYKHVRHPIYLGFVIAFWATPTMTVGHLLFAAVTTAYILVGIQLEERDLVTVFGDRYIRYRREAGMLLPRFRGAR; translated from the coding sequence ATGTCCCACGCTGCCCGCATTCTGTACGCCTTCGTCTCCTACGCGATCTTCATCGTGTCCTTCCTCTACGCCATCGGCTTCCTCGGAGGCGGCCCTGTTCCGAAGACTGTCGACGACGGACCGATTGTCGAGCCATGGCTCGCCGTCATGGTGGACGTTGCCCTGCTCACCGTCTTCGCGCTTCAGCACAGCGTGATGGCCCGCCCGCGCTTCAAGGCCTGGTGGACACGCCTTATTCCGAAGCCCATCGAGCGCAGCACTTACGTCCTGCTAGCGAGCCTCGCACTGTTACTGCTGTTCTGGCAGTGGCGCCCCCTTCCGTCGATCGTATGGTCGGTCTCCGAGCCGGTTGCAGCGTCGCTGATCACGGGGCTCTACTGGATCGGCTGGCTCGTCGTCGTCGCAAGCACATTCATGATCAGCCATTTCGACCTCTTCGGCCTGAAGCAGGCCATCCAGGGTTGGCAGGCGCGCGCGCGAGGCGACGCCGCGTTCACGACCCCGTTCCTCTACAAGCACGTTCGGCATCCGATATACCTTGGCTTCGTCATCGCCTTCTGGGCGACCCCGACAATGACGGTTGGCCACCTGCTATTTGCGGCGGTGACGACGGCGTACATCCTCGTCGGTATTCAGCTGGAGGAGCGCGACCTCGTCACCGTCTTCGGCGACCGCTACATCCGCTATCGGCGCGAGGCGGGCATGCTCCTGCCGCGATTTCGCGGCGCGCGCTGA
- a CDS encoding cupin domain-containing protein produces the protein MIRPTSAVGALALLLSTAALAHDPVGRSLDGGEARVGIVFDHVLPNVPGKSMRAVLVEYGPGGSSPAHTHPDSAFIYATVLTGAIRSKVNDGPERTYKAGESFAEMPGDRHGVSANASATESARLLAVFVVDTAETNLTTPIR, from the coding sequence ATGATCAGGCCTACATCCGCCGTCGGCGCGCTGGCGCTTCTGCTCTCGACCGCGGCACTGGCGCACGATCCTGTCGGCAGGTCCCTGGACGGGGGCGAAGCGAGGGTCGGAATCGTCTTCGACCACGTCCTGCCGAACGTCCCCGGCAAGAGTATGAGGGCCGTGCTCGTCGAGTACGGGCCGGGCGGGTCCTCGCCCGCGCACACGCACCCGGACAGCGCCTTCATCTACGCGACGGTCCTGACGGGGGCGATCCGCAGCAAGGTGAATGACGGGCCCGAGCGGACCTACAAAGCCGGCGAGAGCTTCGCCGAGATGCCCGGGGACCGCCACGGCGTCAGCGCCAACGCGAGCGCGACGGAGTCGGCGCGCCTGCTGGCCGTCTTCGTCGTCGATACTGCCGAGACGAACCTGACGACACCGATCCGGTAA
- a CDS encoding adenylate/guanylate cyclase domain-containing protein has protein sequence MARFPIPLRNSLFRQYFLALFAAVAVPLLAAGGSQAWFGYRDQRARLDDLLGAEARTAAARIAHFIEQIGDQLAWMVQLSWTEAADERRRIDGLRLLRQVPAVTSLRLIDGASRERLSVSRTGLNRVESHADASADPPVLGARTKRAWFSPVTFHRNSEPYMTMALAGNRIAAGVAVAEINLKLILDVIAGIRVGETGRAFVLDGPGRLIAHPDISLVLRGSEDRTGENLQMLRAAIVAQGGGAVTGLDLAGRTVVAAMASISGPDWSVIVHQPVAEAFAPIYAAFWRLLGLLLAGTGFAAALAYWLANRMTGPIRLLEEGAASIGAGRFDHRIEIAREDELGRLAASFNQMAREVSVSQERSERIDRLKRFLAPQIAELVDRTGDDSVLDGHRVEVVVVFGDLRGFTPFSARSEPAAIMGVLGEYHAAIGAIVNRHNATLVSLAGDGVMILVNAPLACPEPALRAARMVIEMQATVQTLAATWRARGHALGFGIGLAMGPATVGRIGSDSRLDYTAIGTVTNLASRLCASAQDGQILVDSTAAEAIGSGVPLLSLGTRHLKGFDDPIAVFAVAIGRDADARSAPDEAPCTTLG, from the coding sequence ATGGCCCGCTTCCCGATCCCTCTGCGGAACTCGCTGTTCCGGCAGTACTTCCTCGCCCTGTTCGCGGCCGTGGCTGTCCCTCTGCTCGCCGCTGGCGGCAGCCAGGCCTGGTTCGGGTATCGCGACCAGCGGGCGCGCCTGGATGACCTTCTCGGTGCCGAGGCCCGGACCGCGGCCGCCCGCATCGCGCATTTCATCGAGCAGATCGGCGATCAACTCGCATGGATGGTTCAGTTGTCCTGGACGGAGGCCGCTGATGAGCGCCGCCGCATCGATGGGCTGCGTCTGCTGCGCCAAGTCCCTGCCGTGACAAGCCTGCGGCTGATCGACGGCGCGTCGCGGGAGCGGCTCTCCGTCTCGCGGACCGGCCTCAATCGCGTCGAGAGCCATGCCGACGCGTCGGCGGACCCTCCGGTCCTGGGAGCTCGGACGAAGCGGGCATGGTTCAGCCCCGTCACGTTCCACCGCAATTCCGAACCGTACATGACCATGGCCTTGGCAGGAAACCGCATTGCGGCAGGTGTGGCGGTAGCCGAGATCAACCTGAAGCTGATCCTGGACGTCATTGCGGGGATCCGGGTCGGCGAGACTGGCCGAGCCTTCGTGCTCGATGGACCAGGCCGGCTCATCGCACATCCCGATATCAGCCTCGTTCTGCGCGGCTCCGAGGATCGGACAGGCGAGAACCTGCAGATGCTGCGGGCCGCTATCGTCGCGCAGGGTGGGGGTGCGGTCACGGGCCTGGACTTGGCGGGACGGACCGTCGTGGCCGCGATGGCATCAATCTCGGGGCCGGATTGGAGCGTGATCGTTCATCAGCCGGTCGCCGAAGCCTTCGCGCCAATCTACGCCGCCTTCTGGCGCCTTCTCGGCTTGCTTCTGGCCGGCACCGGCTTCGCTGCCGCCCTTGCCTATTGGCTCGCCAACCGCATGACCGGGCCGATCCGTCTGCTGGAGGAGGGCGCCGCGAGCATTGGCGCGGGCCGATTCGATCACCGCATCGAGATCGCGCGGGAGGACGAATTGGGCCGGCTCGCCGCCAGCTTCAATCAGATGGCGCGCGAGGTCTCGGTCTCTCAAGAGCGCTCAGAGCGTATCGATCGGCTCAAGCGCTTTCTCGCTCCACAGATCGCTGAACTCGTCGATCGGACCGGCGACGACAGCGTCCTCGACGGGCACCGCGTCGAGGTCGTCGTGGTCTTCGGTGACCTCCGCGGGTTCACGCCGTTCTCCGCCCGGTCAGAGCCCGCAGCGATCATGGGCGTTCTCGGCGAGTACCACGCGGCCATCGGCGCCATCGTGAACCGGCACAACGCGACGCTGGTGAGCCTCGCCGGCGACGGCGTCATGATCCTGGTCAATGCGCCCCTTGCCTGCCCGGAGCCGGCGCTGCGGGCCGCCCGCATGGTGATCGAGATGCAGGCGACGGTGCAGACCCTGGCTGCGACCTGGCGCGCGCGCGGTCACGCGCTCGGGTTCGGGATAGGCTTGGCGATGGGACCGGCCACGGTCGGTCGGATCGGCTCCGACAGTCGCCTCGACTACACCGCCATCGGCACGGTGACGAACCTCGCCTCTCGATTGTGCGCCTCAGCGCAGGATGGACAAATCCTCGTCGACAGCACAGCGGCCGAGGCCATCGGGAGCGGCGTTCCTCTCCTGTCGCTCGGGACGCGGCACCTGAAGGGCTTCGACGATCCGATCGCCGTCTTCGCCGTAGCGATCGGACGAGACGCCGATGCCCGATCGGCGCCAGACGAGGCACCTTGCACAACGCTCGGCTAG
- a CDS encoding SDR family oxidoreductase — protein sequence MKIVVIGGSGLIGSKLVERLKQGGRTVVAASPATGVNAVTGEGLTEVLDGAEVVVDVANSPSFADAAVLDFFERSTRNLLSAEGEARVRHHVALSVVGTERLQASGYFRAKMAQESLVAGGPVPWTIVRATQFFEFLGGIAHGATDGRTVRLTSARVQPILSDDVAAALADVALAPPSRGTVEIAGPEAFPLDAVVRRYLEAAGDDREVVTDSASPYFGVVLEERSLLPGDRARLAPTRFAEWLGRAVSRP from the coding sequence ATGAAGATCGTGGTGATCGGGGGCAGCGGCCTGATCGGGTCGAAGCTCGTGGAGCGCCTGAAGCAAGGCGGCCGCACGGTCGTGGCTGCCTCGCCCGCGACGGGGGTGAACGCGGTCACGGGCGAAGGGCTGACAGAGGTGCTCGACGGCGCCGAGGTCGTGGTGGACGTCGCGAACTCGCCCTCGTTCGCCGACGCGGCAGTGCTGGACTTCTTCGAGCGCTCAACGCGCAACCTGCTCTCCGCCGAGGGCGAGGCGCGCGTACGGCACCACGTGGCCCTTTCGGTCGTCGGGACCGAGCGCCTTCAGGCGAGCGGGTATTTTCGCGCGAAGATGGCGCAGGAGTCGCTGGTCGCAGGCGGTCCGGTGCCGTGGACCATCGTCCGCGCCACGCAATTCTTCGAGTTCCTGGGCGGGATCGCCCACGGGGCGACGGACGGGCGGACGGTTCGCCTCACCTCCGCGCGGGTGCAGCCCATCCTGTCGGACGACGTCGCGGCGGCTCTCGCCGACGTCGCGCTCGCGCCGCCATCGCGCGGAACGGTCGAGATCGCCGGTCCCGAGGCCTTCCCGCTCGACGCCGTGGTGCGCCGCTACCTTGAGGCGGCCGGTGATGACCGTGAGGTCGTGACCGATTCCGCGTCCCCGTACTTCGGCGTCGTCTTGGAGGAGCGCTCCCTGCTGCCTGGGGACCGGGCACGGCTTGCGCCGACTCGTTTCGCAGAGTGGCTCGGCCGCGCCGTGTCCCGCCCCTGA
- a CDS encoding DUF1127 domain-containing protein, which produces MSISSAEEDHVMTMFSAFRRWLDYRRTTNELALFNDRNLADIGLVRFDVMQVEAVRLMR; this is translated from the coding sequence ATGTCGATCTCCTCGGCCGAGGAGGATCATGTGATGACCATGTTCTCAGCCTTCAGACGCTGGCTTGACTATCGTCGCACGACGAACGAGCTCGCCCTGTTCAACGACCGCAACCTCGCGGATATCGGCCTTGTTCGCTTCGATGTCATGCAAGTCGAGGCTGTCAGGCTCATGCGATAG
- a CDS encoding sigma-70 family RNA polymerase sigma factor, whose amino-acid sequence MPPDPGTDAFEAERPKLLRLAYRMLGSVAEAEDVVQNAWLRWRETRHDAVRSPGAFLSRTVTRLCLDTLRSARARRETYVGPWLPEPLVEMPEEPSLDSDDLTLTLMMALERLSPLERAAFLLHDVFGVPLGEVATTLHRDAAAVRQLAVRARRHVQAERPRYAVAREDGERLVRAFFAASCSGDVDGLRAMLAEDAVIRSDGGGKVIAFLNPIIGIERILRLFAGLARKHAADPATFLKALVVDGLPGFASLERGGILQVTALDCEGGRIVGIYITRNPDKLGHIVQALGLSVRTASSPSGLF is encoded by the coding sequence ATGCCCCCTGATCCCGGCACGGACGCCTTCGAGGCGGAGCGGCCGAAGCTCCTCCGCCTCGCCTACCGGATGCTCGGCTCGGTCGCCGAGGCGGAGGACGTCGTTCAGAACGCGTGGCTGCGCTGGCGCGAAACGAGACACGATGCGGTGCGGTCACCGGGCGCGTTCCTATCCCGGACTGTCACGCGTCTGTGCCTCGACACGCTGCGCTCGGCGCGCGCGCGGCGCGAGACCTATGTCGGCCCGTGGTTGCCCGAGCCGCTGGTCGAAATGCCTGAGGAACCGTCGCTGGACAGCGACGACCTCACCCTGACCCTGATGATGGCGCTGGAACGGCTGTCCCCCTTGGAGCGCGCCGCCTTCCTCCTGCATGACGTGTTCGGTGTGCCGCTGGGCGAAGTCGCGACGACGCTGCATCGCGACGCCGCCGCGGTCCGGCAACTCGCCGTGCGGGCGCGCAGGCACGTTCAGGCCGAGAGACCGCGCTACGCCGTGGCCCGGGAGGACGGGGAGCGTCTCGTCCGGGCCTTCTTCGCCGCCTCGTGCAGCGGGGATGTCGACGGGCTGCGCGCGATGCTGGCCGAGGATGCCGTGATCCGTTCGGATGGCGGCGGCAAGGTCATCGCCTTCCTCAACCCGATCATCGGTATCGAGCGGATCCTGAGGCTGTTCGCCGGCCTCGCCCGCAAGCACGCCGCCGATCCCGCCACCTTCCTCAAGGCGCTGGTGGTCGACGGCCTTCCAGGATTTGCCAGCCTGGAGCGCGGCGGCATCCTGCAGGTGACCGCCCTCGATTGCGAGGGCGGCAGGATCGTCGGGATCTACATCACGCGCAATCCGGACAAGCTCGGCCATATCGTGCAGGCGCTCGGCCTTTCGGTTCGGACCGCATCCTCGCCTTCGGGACTGTTCTAA
- a CDS encoding IS3 family transposase (programmed frameshift), with translation MKKSRFSEEQIIGILKEQQAGLPVADICRRHGISDATFYTWRSRYGGMEVSDARRLKALDEENRKLKKLLAEAMLDVATLREAPGKKLLTPGARRTAVSWAIEEKGYSQRRACGLIGLEPKTYRYAPTRDDDAAVRVRLRSLAGERRRFGYRRLLILLRREGLKLNHKKLFRLYREERLSVRRRGGRKRALGTRAPAAVPQEPNQRWSLDFVSDTLDDGRRFRILVVVDDCTRECLALVVDTSLSGQRVARELDRIIADRGKPVMIVSDNGTELTSHAILRWQEERAVAWHYIAPGKPQQNGFVESLNGRLRDECLNEHLFRSLSAARTIIEAWRVDYNTCRPHTSLGGLTPNAFATRSKQDQNQNGLWL, from the exons ATGAAGAAGAGCCGGTTCAGTGAAGAGCAGATTATCGGCATCCTGAAGGAGCAGCAGGCTGGCCTGCCGGTCGCCGATATCTGTCGCCGCCACGGCATCAGCGACGCGACGTTCTACACATGGCGTTCGCGCTACGGTGGCATGGAGGTCTCGGATGCGCGGCGTCTGAAGGCGCTCGATGAGGAGAACCGCAAGCTCAAGAAGCTCCTGGCCGAGGCGATGCTCGACGTGGCCACGCTGCGCGAGGCAC CTGGGAAAAAACTTCTAACGCCTGGAGCACGGAGAACAGCCGTGAGCTGGGCCATCGAGGAGAAGGGCTATTCGCAGCGTCGCGCCTGTGGGCTGATCGGCCTGGAGCCGAAGACATACCGCTACGCCCCGACCCGTGATGATGATGCGGCCGTGCGGGTACGCCTGCGCAGCCTGGCCGGCGAGCGTCGTCGCTTTGGCTATCGGCGCCTGCTTATCCTGCTGCGGCGGGAGGGCCTTAAGCTGAATCACAAGAAGCTGTTCCGGCTCTACCGGGAGGAGCGGCTGTCGGTGCGCAGGCGGGGTGGGCGCAAACGAGCCCTAGGGACGCGGGCACCGGCCGCCGTGCCGCAGGAGCCGAACCAGCGCTGGAGCCTCGACTTCGTCTCCGACACGCTCGACGACGGACGGCGCTTCCGCATCCTCGTCGTGGTCGACGACTGCACGCGGGAGTGCCTGGCGCTCGTGGTCGACACGTCGCTGTCCGGCCAGCGGGTCGCGCGCGAACTCGACCGGATCATCGCGGATCGGGGCAAGCCGGTTATGATCGTCTCGGACAACGGCACCGAGCTGACCTCGCACGCCATTCTTCGCTGGCAGGAGGAGCGTGCGGTCGCGTGGCACTACATCGCTCCCGGCAAGCCGCAGCAGAACGGCTTCGTTGAAAGCTTGAACGGGCGCTTGCGCGACGAGTGCTTGAACGAGCATCTCTTCCGGAGCCTGTCGGCGGCTCGGACCATCATCGAGGCGTGGCGGGTGGACTACAACACCTGCCGCCCTCACACGAGCCTCGGCGGACTCACCCCGAACGCGTTTGCAACCCGGTCCAAACAGGACCAGAACCAGAACGGACTCTGGTTATGA